From a region of the Daphnia magna isolate NIES linkage group LG1, ASM2063170v1.1, whole genome shotgun sequence genome:
- the LOC116932443 gene encoding GDP-fucose transporter 1, protein MYPRQQYSSLPISSPNLKRKMEKLGAEESLLKKYLRIFAVVTVYWAVSISLVFINKALLSGSTNGTTVDAPLFVTWFQCVVTVALCAILAFGAKFFPNFGKFPELGFDVQVMLKVLPLSLVFVAMISFNNLCLKYVGVAFYYIGRSLTTVFNVLMTWILLGEKTSFSALICCAIIVGGFWLGVDQEGVAGSLSISGTIYGVLASLFVSLNSIYTKKVLPFVDQSIWLLGYYNNLNACLLFLPLMLLNGELPTLMAFEGYSNLTFWTMMVAGGVFGFAIGYVTGLQIQVTSPLTHNISGTAKACAQTVLATYWYSEVKPFLWWISNWVVLFGSAAYTRVRQQEMEKNHKSKVIAS, encoded by the exons ATGTATCCACGTCAGCAATACTCGTCTTTACCAATAAGTTCGCCaaatttaaagagaaaaatggaaaaacttGGTGCGGAAGAATCTCTTTTGAAAAAGTACCTGAGAATATTTGCAGTCGTTACAGTATACTG GGCTGTGTCGATTTCATTAGTTTTTATCAATAAAGCTCTTTTAAGTGGAAGCACCAATGGAACAACAGTGGATGCCCCACTGTTTGTCACTTGGTTTCAATGTGTTGTCACAGTCGCCCTATGTGCCATTCTAGCATTTGGGGCTAAGTTTTTCCCAAACTTTGGAAAATTTCCAGAACTTGGCTTCGATGTACAAGTTATGCTCaaa GTTCTTCCATTGTCTTTGGTATTTGTCGCCATGATTTCCTTCAACAATTTGTGCTTGAAATATGTTGGTGTGGCATTCTACTATATTGGAAGATCACTAACTACAGTCTTCAACGTTCTCATGACATGGATCTTGTTGG GAGAAAAAACATCTTTTAGTGCCCTCATCTGTTGTGCCATCATTGTCGGGGGTTTCTGGCTGGGTGTCGACCAAGAGGGTGTTGCTG GATCCCTATCGATATCGGGAACCATTTATGGAGTACTCGCCTCCCTGTTCGTATCGCTCAATTCCATCTATACCAAAAAAGTATTGCCATTCGTCGACCAAAGTATTTGGCTGCTGGGTTATTACAACAACCTGAATGCCTGTCTCCTATTTTTGCCATTGATGTTGCTCAATGGGGAATTGCCGACGTTGATGGCATTCGAGGGCTACAGTAATTTGACCTTTTGGACAATGATGGTCGCGGGGGGTGTTTTCGGTTTTGCCATCGGCTACGTCACTGGTCTGCAAATTCAAGTGACCTCACCCTTAACACACAATATCTCCGGTACGGCAAAGGCTTGTGCTCAGACGGTGCTGGCCACCTATTGGTACAGCGAAGTGAAGCCGTTCCTTTGGTGGATATCCAATTGGGTAGTACTCTTCGGCAGTGCTGCCTACACTCGTGTCCGGCAGcaagaaatggagaaaaatcACAAATCCAAAGTGATTGCTTCataa
- the LOC116932513 gene encoding SIN3-HDAC complex-associated factor produces the protein MFSFHKPKIYRSGTGCCICRAKSSSSRFTDSGKYQPYFEACFHLEEERSGDICNACVLLVKRFRKLPTGLLRHWGHVVDARANTKVRPKISIVQKTHEIEDEEEAGVDDAEDDDDIKLVSKVIRKKRREKREEKHWNRSRSKITTKLENQMPSFLDPQLWHRETVCCGTIFRGPMNAIVIDTNNFRPCLARRSSREESVSSSSLSGVASPSSSGSPVATSSQIHFKMDTDKGCVSGGESEPETVEFDQPFESQNGHSKMAVPAAL, from the exons atgttcAGTTTTCATAAACCAAAAATCTACCGTTCAGGAACCGGTTGCTGCATTTGTCGCGCAAAATCCAGCAG TTCGAGGTTTACCGATTCGGGGAAATATCAGCCCTATTTTGAAGCTTGTTTTCATCTAGAGGAGGAGCGTTCCGGTGATATATGCAACGCTTGCGTTTTACTTGTCAAACGCTTTCGCAAGCTTCCCACCGGATTGTTACGGCATTGGGGCCAT GTAGTCGATGCCCGGGCCAATACCAAAGTCCGTCCTAAAATATCTATAGTGCAAAAAACGCACGAAATAGAGGATGAAGAGGAAGCAGGAGTTGATGACGCtgaagacgacgacgacatTAAGTTAGTCTCCAAAGTGATTCGCAAGAAACGCCGAGaaaaacgagaagaaaaacattggAACCGTTCACGCAGTAAGATAACAACCAAATTAGAAAATCAAATGCCCAGCTTTCTCGACCCTCAACTATGGCACAG GGAGACAGTGTGCTGTGGAACCATTTTCCGTGGCCCTATGAATGCCATCGTCATTGACACTAATAATTTCCGACCGTGCTTGGCGCGCCGGTCGAGCCGCGAAGAATCCGTTAGTTCATCTTCGCTTAGCGGAGTTGCCAGCCCTTCTAGTAGTGGATCGCCTGTCGCCACTTCGTCGCAAATCCATTTTAAGATGGACACAGACAAGGGGTGTGTTAGTGGAGGTGAATCAGAGCCAGAAACGGTAGAGTTTGACCAGCCGTTTGAGAGCCAAAACGGCCATTCCAAAATGGCCGTGCCGGCCGCCCTTTAg
- the LOC116932400 gene encoding uncharacterized protein LOC116932400 isoform X1, whose protein sequence is MKFNYCNGQRPNHLFDSNLMSSLGCTFSDNSYVPISKSSRNKNLSEKDKNNIQPTLLESLCKAFQTNKSSLNSPFHKLNQNEFVKIRNSVIFYKSCIPDAKFVEWCIESGEHSTSTTHQSEATTQKLVCHFLSKKHKVVGKLVINNVERKLVMPRIVIDGNCNLQLLKNMGQLTDATVKDMYMVPTNHTKLSDIHITASRLQIFGVVTAVNKLPTKTTSSWHSLICISDPSLITVTCGDQNDKTHLAPAEFKMSLFMNMLEDHPEFHRGDVARFTNVKIESYKNRCDGRVFNKSDITVYCHPDSKAPVIRESFEERAAVVRVLSHWWTLNHRFFDYLTPNPIYHLPSRYPGVRAFRELSDQLVCDLYCQVVSMSEDSSDLNFLCVQDGTIFTFEKRQQSTTHEAGSLTEQSFKESQVHKLTFGFLGLAIFETEYWKSIRNQRVILVNDYVLMREVKVVFLTEETLTNLRNVYAYRHPCVLLRPAADGTKKIPANHHEAYKIRSRLHRLPDELEKMDCWKFPPPTEEKVPEDHLLVRLNQPTVQMNLLKRLKRS, encoded by the exons A TGAAATTCAATTATTGCAATGGACAGCGCCCCAATCATTTATTTGATTCTAACCTGATGTCATCACTAGGTTGTACTTTCTCGGATAATTCTTACGTCCCTATTTCAAAAAGTTCAAGAAATAAGAATTTGagtgaaaaagacaaaaacaacATACAACCAACTCTTCTTGAATCTTTGTGTAAAGCATTCCAAACCAACAAGTCTAGCCTAAATTCTCCCTTTCATAAATTAAATCAGAATGAGTTTGTGAAGATTAGAAACTCTGTTATATTCTACAAATCTTGCATACCAGATGCCAAGTTTGTTGAATGGTGTATAGAAAGTGGAGAACACTCTACATCAACCACACATCAGTCTGAGGCAACTACACAAAAATTAGTGTGCCATTTTCTATCAAAGAAACACAAAGTGGTGGGGAAGTTGGTGATCAACAATGTGGAAAGGAAACTTGTGATGCCAAGAATAGTAATTGATGGGAATTGTAATCTTCAGTTGTTGAAGAACATGGGACAGTTAACTGATGCAACGGTTAAGGACATGTACATGGTCCCAACTAATCATACAAAGTTAAGTGACATTCACATCACAGCCAGCAGGTTGCAGATTTTTGGTGTGGTTACAGCTGTGAATAAACTCCCAACCAAAACAACATCATCATGGCATTCCCTAATTTGCATATCAGATCCTTCGCTGATTACTGTTACTTGTGGTGATCAAAATGATAAAACCCATTTGGCTCCTGCTGAATTTAAAATGTCCCTGTTTATGAATATGCTGGAAGATCATCCGGAATTTCATCGCGGTGACGTTGCTCGATTTACTAACGTTAAG ATTGAATCTTACAAAAATCGATGTGATGGACGAGTATTCAATAAATCAGATATCACCGTGTATTGCCATCCTGATAGTAAAGCACCAGTTATTCGTGAAA GTTTTGAGGAAAGAGCTGCTGTCGTGCGTGTTCTAAGTCACTGGTGGACCTTGAATCATCGATTCTTCGATTATCTAACGCCAAATCCAATTTATCACCTCCCTTCAAGATATCCAGGTGTACGAGCCTTTAGAGAACTGTCTGATCAACTCGTATGTGACCTATATTGCCAG GTAGTGAGCATGTCCGAAGATTCAtcagatttaaattttttatgtgttCAGGACGGCACTATCTTTACCTTTGAAAAACGCCAACAGTCTACTACGCATGAAGCCGGATCACTCACAGAACAAAGTTTCAAAGAATCGCAAGTCCATAAACTCACTTTTGGGTTTTTAGGACTCGCCATTTTTGAAACCGAATATTGGAAATCTATCAGAAATCAAAGAGTA ATTTTAGTAAACGATTACGTTTTGATGCGTGAAGTGAAAGTCGTCTTTTTGACCGAAGAGACATTGACCAACTTGCGAAATGTTTATGCCTACCGTCATCCATGTGTACTGCTCCGTCCAGCAGCCGATGGAACAAAAAAGATACCAGCTAACCACCACGAAGCGTACAAAATCCGTTCTCGCTTACACCGTCTTCCCGACGAATTGGAAAAGATGGATTGTTGGAAATTCCCACCACCTACGGAAGAAAAAGTACCTGAAGACCATCTTTTAGTTCGTTTGAACCAACCTACTGTTCAAAtgaatcttctcaaaagacTGAAACGCTcgtga
- the LOC116932360 gene encoding ribonucleoprotein PTB-binding 1 isoform X2: MLSARGLKSSSVTLSPCGSGPNWARAVPLNAESQPDFWEEWKQLCVRDKLDACTIRGHKISLSPSPTENLLCVARLPRDLLDDEFKELVSSYGPVRRCFLLYSDKTGESKGYGFVEYQSRDCGQRVRSQLDGRMYEGQALACDWLDTSIVTVAGLHSKLLYVDCLPGGFRDMSQFRTLFSQVANPPYCQIALKGGAPQDWGLVEFSQAQEAEDTLRVLDGKLFHNSPIRVAFFIPGVRAINIYMKLLNDTCQNKGKAALLPEPPSDTVFHQLQNLTKQNPAFVHSLQNIILTQIQHLNNPANSTGNSGNCPGASSAGTHNGAQRAQSGHQQSGHQQQQASNASLAASAQAALSMLLAAQQTTQPSPAGSTSSNGSRSNLSHVSPPPPPPPQLQQGPPSCSQPPPAAGGGSSSRMIQSQYGNGYRPATGQAQQHQQQQQQQQHSLVD, encoded by the exons ATGCTGAGTGCCCGAGGACTGAAATCGTCCAGCGTGACGTTATCGCCGTGCGGATCGGGTCCCAATTGGGCGAGAGCAGTGCCGCTGAATGCGGAAAGTCAGCCGGATTTTTGGGAAGAATGGAAGCAATTGTGTGTTCGTGACAAGCTGGACGCTTGCACCATCCGTGGCCACAAGATCTCGCTGAGCCCGTCACCAACTGAGAACCTGCTGTGCGTTGCCCGACTGCCACGTGACCTGCTCGACGACGAATTCAAAGAGCTCGTCTCATCTTACGGTCCAGTTCGCCGTTGTTTCCTTCTCTACAGCGACAAAACTG GCGAGAGCAAAGGCTACGGATTTGTCGAATATCAGAGCCGAGATTGCGGCCAACGTGTGCGTTCGCAGTTGGATGGCAGAATGTATGAAGGCCAGGCATTAGCTTGTGATTGGCTCGACACTTCAATCGTCACTGTGGCCGGTCTGCACTCCAAGTTGCTTTACGTCGACTGCCTCCCGGGCGGATTCCGAGACATGAGCCAATTTAGGACGCTCTTTTCTCAAGTGGCCAATCCACCATACTGCCAG ATTGCGCTGAAAGGTGGTGCTCCTCAAGATTGGGGTCTGGTTGAATTCTCACAAGCCCAGGAGGCAGAGGACACACTCCGCGTTTTGGATGGAAAACTCTTTCATAACTCACCCATCAGGGTGGCTTTCTTTATACCGGGCGTCAGAGCCATCAACATATATATGAAACTTCTTAACGACACG TGTCAGAATAAGGGAAAAGCTGCTCTACTACCCGAACCACCTAGCGATACAGTCTTCCATCAATTACAAAACCTGACCAAACAGAATCCAGCTT TTGTTCACAGTCTGCAGAATATCATTTTAACGCAAATTCAGCATCTAAACAATCCGGCAAACAGCACAGGAAACTCCGGCAATTGCCCGGGGGCAAGCTCAGCGGGAACGCATAATGGCGCCCAGAGGGCTCAGTCTGGTCACCAACAGTCTGGCCATCAGCAGCAGCAAGCCAGTAATGCTTCACTAGCAGCAAGTGCCCAAGCGGCGCTCTCCATGTTACTAGCGGCCCAGCAAACTACGCAGCCGAGTCCGGCTGGAAGTACTAGTAGCAATGGTAGTCGTAGCAACCTTAGTCACGTTAGTCCTCCtccacctcctcctcctcaaCTGCAACAGGGACCACCTTCGTGTTCCCAACCGCCACCAGCTGCTGGCGGTGGTAGTAGCAGCCGAATGATTCAGTCGCAGTATGGCAACGGTTATCGACCAGCAACTGGCCAAGCCCAGCAacatcaacagcagcagcagcagcagcagcattcCCTTGTGGATTGA
- the LOC116932521 gene encoding ras-related protein Rab-21, whose translation MSRNFGSNLGQLHFKIVLLGEGCVGKTSLVLRYVEDKFHEKHFSTIQASFLTKKINLEGQRVTLAIWDTAGQERFHALGPIYYRDSHAAILVYDITDQDSFVKVQNWVKELKRILGDKVILAIVGNKTDLDKERNVPADEASEYAKSVGATHYQTSAKTNRGIEELFLDVTQQLLRVAESQNQLNSSTNPTSNRNQEVVIVDDNPAAKKSCCG comes from the exons ATGTCCAGAAACTTTGGGTCAAACCTTGGTCAATTACACTTCAAAATTGTACTCCTCGGTGAAGGTTGTGTCGGTAAAACATCACTAGTCCTGAGATACGTCGAAGATAAGTTTCACGAGAAACATTTCTCAACAATCCAA GCCTCATTCTTGACTAAGAAAATAAATCTAGAAGGACAACGGGTGACACTGGCAATTTGGGACACTGCTG GTCAGGAGAGATTTCATGCACTGGGCCCCATTTATTACAGAGATTCTCATGCTGCCATTCTGGTTTATGACATTACTGACCAAGACTCATTTGTAAAG GTTCAAAATTGGGTCAAAGAACTCAAAAGGATTTTAGGAGATAAAGTAATTTTGGCAATTGTTGGAAATAAAACAGATTTGGACAAGGAAAGAAATGTCCCAGCAGATGAAGCATCAGA GTATGCCAAATCGGTAGGAGCGACACACTACCAAACATCAGCAAAGACAAATCGTGGTATTGAAGAACTTTTCTTGGACGTAACCCAGCAGCTTTTAAGGGTGGCAGAGAGCCAGAATCAACTCAACAGTTCCACAAACCCGACTAGTAATCGTAACCAAGAAGTGGTTATTGTTGACGATAATCCAGCCGCCAAAAAATCTTGTTGTggctaa
- the LOC123475232 gene encoding ribonucleoprotein PTB-binding 1-like, which translates to MEAPPLNINVPPPPFLYHRPPEPTRPLPPPPPPPPPPMQMQEPAAVNNLQQTLSALLGTLSTAVQSLSPNSSVPPLTQQQTAAGALLGLLLQMVQQPNNSPLQQQPSPLAPLSLATLNHDTNASYSNLGGLLTTAPPGGPYANYLPPPSLNHSPSSSSCQSSLSSTSSLGASTNVGTWNHILGQVRSLGSGGPSSLGSAGSRGSSPTSSSSPSTSPARGTAICVGNNNNNFATPIQQQGTKRKYNNHVLPSPEPSPEAGYIGQHSQGLGGHYADSYFKRKKRN; encoded by the coding sequence ATGGAAGCGCCGCCATTGAATATTAACGTACCGCCACCACCTTTCCTTTATCATCGACCACCAGAACCCACTCGACCTCTACCTCCGCCGCCTCCACCCCCTCCTCCCCCTATGCAGATGCAGGAACCTGCGGCTGTCAACAACTTGCAACAAACGTTGTCTGCCCTCCTGGGTACGCTCAGTACGGCTGTCCAGTCGCTCTCGCCTAACTCTAGTGTACCTCCCCTGACTCAACAACAAACGGCGGCTGGGGCTTTGCTCGGGCTCCTCCTCCAAATGGTTCAACAGCCCAACAACTCTCCATTACAGCAGCAACCGTCGCCGCTGGCTCCGTTGAGCCTGGCAACCCTGAATCACGACACGAACGCATCGTACAGCAATCTCGGCGGGCTGTTGACGACAGCGCCGCCCGGTGGCCCTTATGCGAACTACCTCCCACCTCCTTCACTCAATCACAGCCCATCATCGTCTTCTTGTCAATCGTCGCTATCGTCGACGTCTTCTTTGGGCGCTTCCACGAATGTCGGTACGTGGAATCATATTCTAGGGCAAGTTCGTTCTCTAGGAAGTGGTGGTCCGAGTTCGTTGGGTTCGGCCGGTTCCAGGGGCTCTTCACCCACTTCGTCTTCGAGTCCGAGCACAAGCCCAGCTCGTGGAACGGCTATTTGCGTGggcaacaataacaacaatttCGCGACGCCCATTCAACAACAGGGCACTAAAAGGAAATATAATAATCACGTTTTACCGTCGCCAGAGCCTTCTCCGGAAGCCGGGTATATCGGCCAACATTCGCAAGGCCTCGGCGGACACTATGCTGACTcttatttcaaaagaaagaagcgcAACTaa
- the LOC116932400 gene encoding uncharacterized protein LOC116932400 isoform X2 has translation MKFNYCNGQRPNHLFDSNLMSSLGCTFSDNSYVPISKSSRNKNLSEKDKNNIQPTLLESLCKAFQTNKSSLNSPFHKLNQNEFVKIRNSVIFYKSCIPDAKFVEWCIESGEHSTSTTHQSEATTQKLVCHFLSKKHKVVGKLVINNVERKLVMPRIVIDGNCNLQLLKNMGQLTDATVKDMYMVPTNHTKLSDIHITASRLQIFGVVTAVNKLPTKTTSSWHSLICISDPSLITVTCGDQNDKTHLAPAEFKMSLFMNMLEDHPEFHRGDVARFTNVKIESYKNRCDGRVFNKSDITVYCHPDSKAPVIRESFEERAAVVRVLSHWWTLNHRFFDYLTPNPIYHLPSRYPGVRAFRELSDQLVCDLYCQVVSMSEDSSDLNFLCVQDGTIFTFEKRQQSTTHEAGSLTEQSFKESQVHKLTFGFLGLAIFETEYWKSIRNQRILVNDYVLMREVKVVFLTEETLTNLRNVYAYRHPCVLLRPAADGTKKIPANHHEAYKIRSRLHRLPDELEKMDCWKFPPPTEEKVPEDHLLVRLNQPTVQMNLLKRLKRS, from the exons A TGAAATTCAATTATTGCAATGGACAGCGCCCCAATCATTTATTTGATTCTAACCTGATGTCATCACTAGGTTGTACTTTCTCGGATAATTCTTACGTCCCTATTTCAAAAAGTTCAAGAAATAAGAATTTGagtgaaaaagacaaaaacaacATACAACCAACTCTTCTTGAATCTTTGTGTAAAGCATTCCAAACCAACAAGTCTAGCCTAAATTCTCCCTTTCATAAATTAAATCAGAATGAGTTTGTGAAGATTAGAAACTCTGTTATATTCTACAAATCTTGCATACCAGATGCCAAGTTTGTTGAATGGTGTATAGAAAGTGGAGAACACTCTACATCAACCACACATCAGTCTGAGGCAACTACACAAAAATTAGTGTGCCATTTTCTATCAAAGAAACACAAAGTGGTGGGGAAGTTGGTGATCAACAATGTGGAAAGGAAACTTGTGATGCCAAGAATAGTAATTGATGGGAATTGTAATCTTCAGTTGTTGAAGAACATGGGACAGTTAACTGATGCAACGGTTAAGGACATGTACATGGTCCCAACTAATCATACAAAGTTAAGTGACATTCACATCACAGCCAGCAGGTTGCAGATTTTTGGTGTGGTTACAGCTGTGAATAAACTCCCAACCAAAACAACATCATCATGGCATTCCCTAATTTGCATATCAGATCCTTCGCTGATTACTGTTACTTGTGGTGATCAAAATGATAAAACCCATTTGGCTCCTGCTGAATTTAAAATGTCCCTGTTTATGAATATGCTGGAAGATCATCCGGAATTTCATCGCGGTGACGTTGCTCGATTTACTAACGTTAAG ATTGAATCTTACAAAAATCGATGTGATGGACGAGTATTCAATAAATCAGATATCACCGTGTATTGCCATCCTGATAGTAAAGCACCAGTTATTCGTGAAA GTTTTGAGGAAAGAGCTGCTGTCGTGCGTGTTCTAAGTCACTGGTGGACCTTGAATCATCGATTCTTCGATTATCTAACGCCAAATCCAATTTATCACCTCCCTTCAAGATATCCAGGTGTACGAGCCTTTAGAGAACTGTCTGATCAACTCGTATGTGACCTATATTGCCAG GTAGTGAGCATGTCCGAAGATTCAtcagatttaaattttttatgtgttCAGGACGGCACTATCTTTACCTTTGAAAAACGCCAACAGTCTACTACGCATGAAGCCGGATCACTCACAGAACAAAGTTTCAAAGAATCGCAAGTCCATAAACTCACTTTTGGGTTTTTAGGACTCGCCATTTTTGAAACCGAATATTGGAAATCTATCAGAAATCAAAGA ATTTTAGTAAACGATTACGTTTTGATGCGTGAAGTGAAAGTCGTCTTTTTGACCGAAGAGACATTGACCAACTTGCGAAATGTTTATGCCTACCGTCATCCATGTGTACTGCTCCGTCCAGCAGCCGATGGAACAAAAAAGATACCAGCTAACCACCACGAAGCGTACAAAATCCGTTCTCGCTTACACCGTCTTCCCGACGAATTGGAAAAGATGGATTGTTGGAAATTCCCACCACCTACGGAAGAAAAAGTACCTGAAGACCATCTTTTAGTTCGTTTGAACCAACCTACTGTTCAAAtgaatcttctcaaaagacTGAAACGCTcgtga